The Candidatus Hydrogenedentota bacterium DNA window CGGGCGACCGCTGATCTTCATCGAGCCGGAAGGCGAGCATGCGGCGGCGGCGGTAACGGCTGGTTTGTCCATGACCGGGTTGCGCGCCACGAACTTCTCTTCCGGGCAGGGCATCGTGTACATGCACGAATCGTTGTACGGGGCAGTAGGAAAGCGCCTGACGTACGTGTTGAACATGGGTTGCCGGGCCATCACGAAGGCAACGCTGAACGTTCACGCTGGGCATGACGATTACCACTGCATCGACGACACGGGCTTCTTCCAGTTGTTTGGCAAGAACGTGCAGGAAGCGTGCGATCTGAACATCATCAGCCACAAGATTGCCGAATTGTCGCTGAATCCGGGCATTTGCGCGCAGGACGGTTTCCTGACGACGCACCTGATCGAATCGTTGGTGGTGCCCGAGCGAGCGCTTATCGAGGAATACCTTGGCCATCCGGAAGACATCATCGACACGCCGACTCCGGCTCAGCGGTTGCTGTTCGGACCTACGCGCCGCCGGGTTCCGGAAGTGTGGACGGTGGACAATCCGGTCATGGCGGGCGTGGTGCAGAACCAGGACTCGTACATGCAGAGCGTGGCTGCCCAGCGTCCATTCTTCTTCGATCACATCGCCGAGATCACCGATCAGTGCATGGAAGAGTTCTATCAACTGACGGGACGGCGCTACCGCCGTGTGTCGTGTTACAAGACCGACGATGCCGATTACCTGATTCTGGGCCAGGGCAGCGTGGTATCGAACGCGGAAGCGGTCGCGGATTATCTGCGCGAGACGCGTGGACTTAAGGTCGGCGTCGTGAATCTGACGATGTTCCGCCCGTTCCCGGGCGAGTTGCTTGGGCCGATCCTCAAGGGCAAGAAGGGCGTGACGATTCTTGAGCGCACCGATCAGCCGTTGGCGATTGACTTGCCGTTGATGAAGGAAGTGCGCGCGGCATTGACGCGTTCCATCGAAAATGGGCGCGCGAACGGCAGCGGGCCGGTGTATCCGGGATACATCGCATTCACGAAGCCGCAGGAAATGCCGCCGTTGTATTCGGGTTCGTTCGGCATGGGCAGCCGCGACCTTCAGCCGGAAGCGCTGATTGGCGCGGTGGAAAACATGCTGCCGACCGGCAAGCAGAAGAAGATGTTCTATCTGTCGATCGATTTTGTGCATGACAAGCCGTTCACGCCGAAGCAGGAGATCTATCAGCAGCAGATACTGGACGCGTATCCGCACGTTAAGGATCTCGCGGTGCACGGTAGCGAGAACCCGAACCTGATGCCGAAGGGCAGCGTGACGGTGCGGTTCCACTCGATTGGCGGCTGGGGCGCGATCACGACGGGTAAGAACCTGGCAATGACGTTGTTCGACCTGCTGGGTTATCACATCAAGGCGAACCCGAAGTACGGTTCGGAGAAGAAGGGTCAGCCGACGACGTATTACCTTTCGGCGGCTCCGGAACCCATCAAGATCAACTGCGAATATTTCTATGTGGACGTGGTGCTGTCGCCAGATCCCAACGTGTTCGGGCATTCGAATCCTCTCGCCGGCCTCAAGAAGGGCGGCGTCTTCATTATCCAGAGTGAACTGGAATCGCCGGAGGAAGTGTGGAAGCAGCAGATTCCGCGTCGCTATCAGCAGATGATCATCGAGAACGATATTCGGGTGTTCTATGTGGACGGCTTCAAGATCGCGCGTGAGATCGCGTCGGATCCGGAATTGCAGTTCCGCATGCAGGGTATCGCGTTCATGGGCGCATTCTTCCATGCGTCGCCGGTGATGCAACAGGCGAATCTGACGGAAGAAGCGTTGTTCAAGGCGATCGAAGATCAGCTTGAGCACAAGTTTGGCGCGAAGGGCCGGCGCGTTGTGGAAGACAACGTGAAGGTAGTGCGTCGCGGCTTCATTGAATCGTACGAGATCAAGGACAAGACGGTGGTCGATGACGCATCGGCGGCCGCGCGAAAGCCTGTGTCGATGCCGATCATGCTGAAGCAGTCGCCTGCGAGCGAGACGGCAACGACCGATATACACCGGTTCTGGGAACAGACCGGTAGTTTTTATGCCACGGGTAAGGGTGGAGACAATCTGACCGATCCGTTTATCGGGTTGAGCTTTATCCCGGCGGCGACGGGCGTGTTTCGTGACATGACGGGTATTCGTTTCGATCACCCGGTGTGGGATCCGCAGAAGTGTACGGGATGCGGTTCGTGCTGGACGATTTGTCCGGACTCGGCCATTCCGGGATTGGTCAACAGCCTTTCCGAGATTCTCAACACGGCGATCACGGTTGTCGAGAACGGCGGCAAGAAGATTCAGCATGCGCGCAAGACCGTACCGATGCTGGAGAAGAAGCTGCGCGATTTGATGAACGCGGGCAACGAAGACGCGTCGGTGGATGCGTATCTCGCGATTGCGATTGAAGCGACGAAGAACGAATATGCGTTGCCGGAAGCGGACAAGGCGGACCTTGCGGCGGAACTGGCCGCAATGCATGAAGCCATGAAGGACTACAAGTTCGCCATTACGAAGCCATTCTTCTCGGTGAAGGAGAAGGAATCGAAGGGTAGCGGCGGGTTGCTCTCGATCACGATCGATCCGTACACCTGCAAGGGCTGCCGTGAGTGCATCCAGGTCTGCCCGGATGATGCGCTGCGCATTCAAGTCCAGACGCCGGAGACGGTCGAGACGTTGCGCAAGAACTGGGAATTCTGGTTGGCGTTGCCGAACACTTCAAAAGACTTCGTTCGTATTGACGATCTCGATGACGCGGTTGGCGCGCTGGAGACGCTGCTGCTCGACAAGAATTGTTACAAGACGATGGTGGGCGGCGACGGCGCGTGCTTGGGCTGCGTAGAGAAGTCGGTGCTTCACATCTTCACGGCGACGGTGGAAGCGCTGATGCAGCCGCGCGTGAAGGCGCACCTGGACAAGATCGACACCCTGATTCAGGGGTTGGAGAAGCACATTCGCCTGCGCCTGGTGGAGTCGGTTGACGTTGGCGATACGAGCGCGATGGTGTCGGCGATCAACACGCTGAAGAATCAGGACCTTACGTTGTCGAACCTGACGGCCGCGCTCGATACGCGCAAGGTGAGCGTGCCGTTGGATAGCGATTGGTTGAAGCGGACGACGCAGCTACTTGCGAAGTTGAAGCATTTGAAGTGGCAGTACACGAAGGGCACGACAGGCCGGGGCCGGACGTCGCTGGGTATGGTGAACAGCACGGGTTGTACGTCGGTGTGGGCATCTACGTTCCCCTTCAACCCGTATCCGTTCCCGTGGACGAATCACTTGTTCCAAGACAGCACGTCGATGGCGATGGGTATCTTCGAAGGCCACATGCTGAAGATGGCCGAGGGCTTCAAGGCGATTCGCATGGCGGAGATGGAACTTGCGGGCACGTACAAGCCGCAAGAGCATGACGCCAAGTTCCGGTATTTCGATTGGACGAAGTTTACGGATGAAGAGTTCTTGTTGTGCCCGCCGGTGGTGGCAGTTGGGGGTGATGGAGCGCTGTACGATATCGGGTTCCAGAACTTGTCGCGCATGATGATGTCCGGAAAGCCGATTCGCGTGATGGCGCTCGACACGCAGGTGTACTCGAACACGGGTGGCCAGGCGTGCACGTCGGGATTCACGGGACAGGTTTCGGACATGGCGCAATACGGCAAGGCCCACAAGGGCAAGGAGGAAATCCGCAAGGAGATCGGCCTTATCGCAATGGCCCATCGTACGAGCTACGTGCTTCAAGGCAGCGTGGCCAACACGGCGCACCTGATCGAAGGGTTCATCCGCGGATTGAATTCGCGGCGGCCGGCCCTGTTCAACGTGCACTGTCCGTGTATGCCTGAGCACGGTATTGCGGACGACTTGGGTAAGCACCAGGCGAAGCTGGCGCTGGAATCGCGCGCGTATCCGATTTACATGTTCAACCCGGATTTGGGAAGAACTTGGAAAGAGTGCCTGAATCTGGATGGCAACCCCGCGCAGGACAATGTGTGGCCGACGTATACACTGACGTACGTGGACGAAAACGGCGAGCCCGGAAAGATGGAGCTGCCGCTGACGTTCGCGGACTTCGCGATAACGGAAGCGCGCTTCCGGAAGCACTTCAAGACGGCTCCGCGGGACACGTGGAACGAGAACATGGTGCCGATCGCGGAGTACCTGGAAATGAGCAAAGACGATCGGGAAGGCAAGTTCCCGTTCGTGTGGGCCGTGGATCGCAGGAACCGCCTGGCGCGGGTCATCGTGGCGGAGCCACTGGTTCTGGCGAGCGAAGACCGTCGCGATTTCTGGGGCCTGCTGCGATCGCTTGCGGGCGTTGGCAAGGTCGTGGACGTGGATGCGATCAAGGTACAGGCGAAGATGGAAGCGGTACAGCAGCTCACCACGGGC harbors:
- a CDS encoding 2-oxoacid:acceptor oxidoreductase family protein, with translation MDGNTAVIMCERESTDAAGAYPITPSTQMGEYWAENAAAGHINVSGRPLIFIEPEGEHAAAAVTAGLSMTGLRATNFSSGQGIVYMHESLYGAVGKRLTYVLNMGCRAITKATLNVHAGHDDYHCIDDTGFFQLFGKNVQEACDLNIISHKIAELSLNPGICAQDGFLTTHLIESLVVPERALIEEYLGHPEDIIDTPTPAQRLLFGPTRRRVPEVWTVDNPVMAGVVQNQDSYMQSVAAQRPFFFDHIAEITDQCMEEFYQLTGRRYRRVSCYKTDDADYLILGQGSVVSNAEAVADYLRETRGLKVGVVNLTMFRPFPGELLGPILKGKKGVTILERTDQPLAIDLPLMKEVRAALTRSIENGRANGSGPVYPGYIAFTKPQEMPPLYSGSFGMGSRDLQPEALIGAVENMLPTGKQKKMFYLSIDFVHDKPFTPKQEIYQQQILDAYPHVKDLAVHGSENPNLMPKGSVTVRFHSIGGWGAITTGKNLAMTLFDLLGYHIKANPKYGSEKKGQPTTYYLSAAPEPIKINCEYFYVDVVLSPDPNVFGHSNPLAGLKKGGVFIIQSELESPEEVWKQQIPRRYQQMIIENDIRVFYVDGFKIAREIASDPELQFRMQGIAFMGAFFHASPVMQQANLTEEALFKAIEDQLEHKFGAKGRRVVEDNVKVVRRGFIESYEIKDKTVVDDASAAARKPVSMPIMLKQSPASETATTDIHRFWEQTGSFYATGKGGDNLTDPFIGLSFIPAATGVFRDMTGIRFDHPVWDPQKCTGCGSCWTICPDSAIPGLVNSLSEILNTAITVVENGGKKIQHARKTVPMLEKKLRDLMNAGNEDASVDAYLAIAIEATKNEYALPEADKADLAAELAAMHEAMKDYKFAITKPFFSVKEKESKGSGGLLSITIDPYTCKGCRECIQVCPDDALRIQVQTPETVETLRKNWEFWLALPNTSKDFVRIDDLDDAVGALETLLLDKNCYKTMVGGDGACLGCVEKSVLHIFTATVEALMQPRVKAHLDKIDTLIQGLEKHIRLRLVESVDVGDTSAMVSAINTLKNQDLTLSNLTAALDTRKVSVPLDSDWLKRTTQLLAKLKHLKWQYTKGTTGRGRTSLGMVNSTGCTSVWASTFPFNPYPFPWTNHLFQDSTSMAMGIFEGHMLKMAEGFKAIRMAEMELAGTYKPQEHDAKFRYFDWTKFTDEEFLLCPPVVAVGGDGALYDIGFQNLSRMMMSGKPIRVMALDTQVYSNTGGQACTSGFTGQVSDMAQYGKAHKGKEEIRKEIGLIAMAHRTSYVLQGSVANTAHLIEGFIRGLNSRRPALFNVHCPCMPEHGIADDLGKHQAKLALESRAYPIYMFNPDLGRTWKECLNLDGNPAQDNVWPTYTLTYVDENGEPGKMELPLTFADFAITEARFRKHFKTAPRDTWNENMVPIAEYLEMSKDDREGKFPFVWAVDRRNRLARVIVAEPLVLASEDRRDFWGLLRSLAGVGKVVDVDAIKVQAKMEAVQQLTTGLLQLMGGAGNGATLPVAMLASAPVMEAAPQSAGADNGSAAATTAQQAAPAAAAASGDGAMDPILDSSACTGCGECVLVNPKVFAWNDKKQAYIKDGKAGPFRDLVKAAEKCAARAIRPGMPKDRSEKDVEKLIKRAAKYNG